One genomic segment of Helicobacter enhydrae includes these proteins:
- the ruvB gene encoding Holliday junction branch migration DNA helicase RuvB translates to MEKIGIDSRLVEVEKLSFEESMEKSLRPNAWNEYIGQEQIKKNLRVFIEACKKRQECLDHILFFGPPGLGKTTISHIIATQMEADIKVTAAPMIEKSGDLAAILTNLGQGDILFIDEIHRLSPAIEEILYPAMEDFRLDIIIGSGPAAQSVKIDLAPFTLIGATTRAGMLSNPLRDRFGMSFRMQFYSIEELGKILVGASEKLGIGLTLEASCEIAKRSRGTPRIAIRLLKRVRDFAQVAGEDEICLERAKFALSELGVNENGFDELDLRYLEILIQNQGKPIGLSTLSAAMSEDESTIEDVIEPFLLVNGYFERTAKGRVATSKTLSLFHQHQESLF, encoded by the coding sequence GTGGAAAAGATTGGCATTGATTCGCGTCTTGTGGAGGTAGAGAAGCTTTCTTTTGAGGAAAGTATGGAGAAATCTTTGCGTCCCAACGCTTGGAATGAATATATCGGGCAAGAACAAATCAAAAAAAACCTCCGCGTGTTTATCGAGGCTTGCAAAAAGCGTCAAGAGTGCTTAGATCATATATTGTTTTTTGGTCCTCCGGGGCTTGGCAAAACGACAATCAGCCACATCATCGCTACACAAATGGAAGCCGACATCAAAGTCACCGCAGCCCCAATGATTGAAAAAAGTGGAGATTTGGCTGCGATTTTGACTAATCTTGGTCAAGGGGATATTTTGTTTATCGATGAGATTCATCGCCTCTCTCCTGCGATTGAGGAGATTTTGTATCCTGCGATGGAGGATTTTCGCCTTGATATTATCATCGGATCAGGTCCGGCGGCTCAAAGCGTGAAGATTGATTTGGCACCATTTACACTCATTGGTGCGACAACAAGGGCAGGAATGCTTAGCAATCCTTTGAGGGATCGTTTTGGTATGAGTTTTAGAATGCAGTTTTATAGCATTGAGGAGCTAGGCAAGATTTTGGTGGGGGCAAGTGAGAAGCTAGGCATAGGGCTCACGCTTGAGGCTTCTTGTGAGATTGCTAAGCGTTCTAGAGGCACTCCACGCATTGCGATTAGGCTTTTGAAGCGTGTGAGGGATTTTGCACAAGTGGCAGGTGAAGATGAGATTTGTTTGGAGCGTGCAAAATTTGCTTTGAGTGAGCTTGGGGTCAATGAAAACGGCTTTGATGAGTTGGATTTGCGTTATCTTGAGATTTTGATCCAAAATCAAGGCAAACCGATTGGACTTAGCACCCTCTCAGCTGCGATGAGCGAAGATGAAAGCACGATAGAAGATGTCATCGAGCCGTTTTTGTTAGTCAATGGGTATTTTGAACGCACAGCCAAAGGGAGGGTGGCGACTTCCAAAACATTGTCATTATTTCATCAACATCAGGAGAGTTTGTTTTGA
- a CDS encoding AI-2E family transporter: MNHKVKPVYFFWIIFFGSVYAMAYLYNAFLMNMLIALLLCISTYFLKNFFDRFLPWNWLASFVSVLVLVVLFALPMYFVVSKGIEFVNSIDSAKFNLFVEASKAKILFWLSGFPEISMRIKGILSEFSGSKILGHALSMSADFAKWSVAFVGNVGFIVAFLYFFFYYSKAFTSYALKMIPLEKQQVMALYNEVSGVLSVVFFTSVFNILIQGVCFGVASYFLGYDGFLLGVLYGIASLVPVVGGAIVWVPVAFHQLYLGNSQGAIFVALYGAVFIGVLIDNVVKPILISLIAKKIIKTSVKINEMLIFFAILAGISVFGFSGIIIGPAATALFIALLRIYDSNFRV; the protein is encoded by the coding sequence TTGAATCATAAAGTCAAACCTGTGTATTTCTTTTGGATTATTTTTTTTGGTAGCGTGTATGCGATGGCATATCTCTATAATGCTTTTTTGATGAATATGCTGATTGCTTTGTTGTTGTGCATTTCAACATATTTTTTGAAAAACTTCTTTGATCGTTTTTTGCCTTGGAATTGGTTGGCGTCTTTTGTGAGTGTTTTGGTGCTTGTGGTGCTTTTTGCATTGCCAATGTATTTTGTGGTGAGCAAGGGCATAGAGTTTGTCAATAGCATTGATTCTGCCAAATTCAATCTATTTGTTGAGGCAAGTAAGGCGAAGATTTTGTTTTGGCTGAGTGGGTTTCCTGAGATTTCTATGCGGATCAAAGGGATATTGAGCGAGTTTTCTGGAAGCAAAATATTAGGTCATGCTTTGAGTATGAGTGCTGATTTTGCGAAATGGAGTGTGGCATTTGTGGGCAATGTCGGCTTCATCGTCGCGTTTTTGTATTTCTTTTTTTATTACTCCAAAGCATTCACTAGCTATGCACTCAAAATGATTCCACTAGAGAAACAGCAAGTGATGGCTCTGTATAATGAAGTGAGTGGCGTTTTGAGCGTGGTGTTTTTCACTTCGGTTTTCAATATTTTGATTCAGGGTGTTTGCTTTGGCGTTGCAAGTTATTTTTTGGGTTATGATGGGTTTTTGCTCGGTGTGCTTTATGGGATAGCCTCGCTTGTACCTGTTGTCGGAGGTGCGATCGTGTGGGTGCCTGTGGCGTTTCATCAACTTTATTTGGGGAATAGTCAAGGAGCTATTTTTGTCGCATTGTATGGTGCTGTGTTTATCGGAGTGCTGATTGATAATGTTGTGAAACCGATATTGATTTCTCTGATCGCCAAGAAGATCATCAAAACTTCGGTAAAAATCAATGAAATGTTGATTTTCTTTGCGATTTTGGCAGGTATCAGTGTGTTTGGATTTTCAGGAATCATCATCGGTCCTGCGGCTACGGCTTTGTTTATTGCATTGCTTAGAATCTATGATAGCAATTTTAGGGTTTGA
- a CDS encoding L-lactate permease, translating into MLNIALAFLPIVLILVMMIGLKQSSRLSLSLALVVSIAVGSLVWQMDFTAISAYVLYGFLKAFDILVIVFGAILILNTLKFSGGMDTINSAFSAVSTDRRIQVLIIGWAFGAFIEGAAGFGTPAALAAPLLVGLGFPALAAAMSALILNSSPVSFGAVGTPTNGIQTAIGKLLEAGGIDVANYMSEVTIITAGIHSVSAMIIPTLVVFLLVKFFGKNRSFADALPAIPFALFASVMFIIPYFLIAKYGGYEIPSLVGGLICLGILVLAAKIGFLTPKESWDFDHPSQWADAWIGAQKSEAQAHSKKISLVMAWLPYLLISLILVITRIPEFGLKGQLTSLGIRFPEIFGVSNTAYKFAYAYLPGIIPFMLVAILTIFLHRMTAQEVKDAWKSTFKQVGAAVIPLCAGVAMVQLMVNSGNNPIHLDSMLKVMAQFFADISGHAYVVVAPLIGVLGAFFSGSNTVSNILFSPLQFEAANLVGLKTQVIMALQNIGGAAGNMICINNIVAACATVGLIGKGEHQSFALLFVLRHHGECGCFIFVVGKDGNESLFFWDLFGGRGVFTSPFGLNQIASAFWC; encoded by the coding sequence ATGTTAAACATTGCTTTGGCATTTTTGCCGATTGTTTTGATTTTGGTGATGATGATTGGATTGAAGCAATCTTCACGCTTGTCTTTGAGTTTGGCTCTAGTTGTCAGTATCGCTGTGGGTTCATTGGTATGGCAAATGGACTTCACGGCAATCAGTGCTTATGTGTTGTATGGGTTTCTAAAAGCGTTTGATATTTTGGTGATTGTCTTTGGGGCAATTTTGATTTTGAATACGCTTAAGTTTAGTGGGGGGATGGATACCATCAACTCTGCGTTTAGTGCTGTTTCTACAGATCGCAGAATCCAAGTTTTGATCATCGGCTGGGCTTTTGGGGCATTTATTGAGGGTGCTGCGGGATTTGGGACACCTGCTGCACTTGCTGCTCCTCTTTTGGTGGGACTTGGATTCCCCGCACTTGCTGCAGCGATGAGTGCTTTGATCCTCAATTCAAGCCCTGTGAGCTTTGGTGCCGTTGGGACGCCCACCAATGGTATTCAGACAGCGATTGGCAAATTGCTTGAGGCGGGTGGAATCGATGTGGCAAACTATATGTCAGAAGTTACGATTATCACTGCAGGTATCCATTCTGTTTCTGCGATGATTATCCCAACACTTGTTGTGTTTTTGCTAGTGAAATTTTTTGGCAAGAATCGAAGTTTTGCTGATGCGTTACCTGCGATTCCTTTTGCACTCTTTGCTTCAGTGATGTTTATCATTCCTTATTTTTTGATTGCGAAGTATGGTGGATATGAGATCCCCTCTCTTGTGGGCGGATTGATTTGTTTGGGGATTTTGGTTTTGGCTGCCAAAATCGGATTTCTCACTCCCAAAGAAAGCTGGGATTTTGATCACCCCTCTCAATGGGCTGATGCGTGGATTGGTGCACAAAAGAGTGAGGCACAAGCACATAGCAAAAAGATTAGCCTTGTGATGGCTTGGCTTCCTTATTTGTTGATTTCTCTGATTTTGGTGATCACAAGAATCCCCGAATTTGGTCTCAAAGGACAATTGACATCTCTTGGGATTAGATTCCCTGAAATTTTTGGCGTTAGTAATACGGCTTATAAATTTGCTTATGCCTATTTGCCCGGAATCATTCCATTTATGCTTGTTGCAATTTTGACTATTTTCTTGCACAGAATGACTGCACAAGAGGTCAAAGATGCGTGGAAATCTACTTTTAAGCAAGTAGGTGCAGCTGTGATCCCATTGTGTGCTGGTGTGGCAATGGTGCAGTTGATGGTCAATAGTGGCAACAATCCGATCCATTTGGATTCTATGTTGAAAGTAATGGCACAATTCTTTGCTGATATTTCTGGTCACGCTTATGTGGTGGTTGCACCTTTGATTGGTGTGTTGGGTGCGTTTTTCTCTGGCTCAAATACCGTATCAAATATTTTGTTTTCGCCATTGCAATTTGAGGCTGCAAATTTGGTCGGACTAAAAACTCAAGTGATTATGGCATTGCAAAATATCGGAGGGGCTGCAGGTAATATGATTTGTATCAACAACATTGTCGCAGCGTGTGCGACCGTTGGATTGATCGGCAAGGGTGAGCACCAATCTTTTGCCTTGCTTTTTGTATTGCGTCATCACGGTGAGTGTGGCTGCTTTATTTTTGTTGTAGGAAAGGATGGCAATGAAAGTTTATTTTTTTGGGACTTGTTTGGGGGGCGTGGCGTATTCACAAGCCCTTTTGGACTCAATCAAATTGCTTCAGCATTTTGGTGCTGA
- a CDS encoding (Fe-S)-binding protein, with translation MKVYFFGTCLGGVAYSQALLDSIKLLQHFGAEVIYKKDQSCCGQPSFNSGYYEETRKVALANMRLFSEPYPVVLPSGSCGGMMMHDYLKLFEDTPHFQEAQEFCARVYDLSDFLYQELKAELLDKGEPTRVTWHTNCHALRVAKCIDSSKGLLRMLKNVELVELENEEECCGFGGTFSVKEPEVSQAMVEKKVADIISQNVEYIISGDGGCLLNISGALKYQGHSIKPMHLYEFLAKRIGIDGGQ, from the coding sequence ATGAAAGTTTATTTTTTTGGGACTTGTTTGGGGGGCGTGGCGTATTCACAAGCCCTTTTGGACTCAATCAAATTGCTTCAGCATTTTGGTGCTGAAGTGATTTACAAAAAAGATCAAAGCTGTTGTGGGCAACCTAGTTTCAACTCCGGATATTATGAGGAAACGCGTAAAGTTGCTTTGGCAAATATGCGTTTGTTTAGTGAGCCATATCCTGTGGTGCTTCCTTCTGGCTCTTGTGGCGGAATGATGATGCATGATTATTTGAAATTGTTTGAAGATACTCCTCATTTTCAAGAAGCACAAGAGTTTTGTGCTCGTGTTTATGATTTGAGCGATTTTTTGTATCAAGAACTCAAGGCAGAATTGTTGGACAAGGGCGAACCTACGCGTGTGACTTGGCATACTAATTGTCACGCATTGCGTGTGGCAAAGTGCATTGATTCTTCCAAAGGCTTGTTGCGAATGCTCAAAAATGTGGAGCTAGTGGAGCTAGAAAACGAAGAGGAATGCTGTGGTTTTGGTGGGACTTTTAGTGTCAAAGAGCCTGAGGTGAGTCAAGCGATGGTTGAGAAAAAAGTCGCAGACATCATCAGCCAAAATGTAGAATACATCATCTCTGGGGATGGTGGTTGTTTACTCAATATTAGCGGGGCTTTGAAATATCAAGGACATTCAATCAAGCCTATGCATTTGTATGAGTTTTTGGCAAAACGCATTGGAATTGATGGAGGTCAATGA
- a CDS encoding LutB/LldF family L-lactate oxidation iron-sulfur protein, whose protein sequence is MMDSQALISEKLKDQQLRENLLKGMNLLKTNRKNLLKDRYGDWEALREEGRKVKESALARLPELLERFEQNASKNGIKVHWADTPQEVNEIIHKIAQEKGATTILKGKSMASEEIHFNHYWESKGAKAIETDLGEIIIQLIDERPVHIVVPAIHKNRYEIGEIFEKHLKVERFSEPEDLNRVARTYLRSEFKEFKMGLSGVNFVIADEGAIWLLENEGNGRMSTTAPDVHVAVCGIEKIVETFDDAVILDTLLVPSATGQSITCYNNIITSPRKDGDKDGPKEVHVVLFNNHRTDILAHKHYAKALSCIRCGTCMNHCPVYEKIGGHAYGATYPGPIGEVISPQLFGIDKYGYVLNLCSLCGRCSEVCPVKIPLAEMIRDLRAEQVGDGSGEKILGIERVKPKISEKLSFKAFASVATTPWAWRLALSSAGTLAPLLKVLSGVLPALKQWTSCRAFPDLDSSFQRKVKEMKGVVYE, encoded by the coding sequence ATGATGGATTCTCAAGCACTCATTTCAGAAAAACTAAAAGATCAGCAGTTGAGAGAGAATCTCCTCAAAGGGATGAATCTCCTCAAAACCAATCGCAAAAATCTTCTCAAAGATCGCTATGGGGATTGGGAGGCTTTGAGAGAAGAAGGACGCAAAGTTAAAGAAAGTGCTTTGGCAAGACTTCCGGAGCTTTTGGAGAGGTTTGAGCAGAATGCGAGTAAAAATGGCATCAAAGTGCATTGGGCAGATACCCCTCAAGAAGTCAATGAAATCATCCACAAGATAGCTCAAGAAAAGGGTGCCACCACAATCTTGAAGGGCAAATCTATGGCGAGTGAAGAGATACACTTCAATCACTATTGGGAGAGCAAAGGGGCTAAGGCGATCGAAACAGATTTGGGGGAAATCATCATCCAGTTGATTGATGAGCGTCCTGTGCATATTGTTGTTCCGGCGATTCACAAAAACCGCTATGAGATTGGCGAGATTTTTGAGAAGCATTTGAAAGTAGAGCGTTTCAGTGAGCCTGAGGATTTGAACAGAGTGGCAAGAACTTATTTGCGTTCAGAGTTCAAAGAGTTCAAAATGGGGCTTTCGGGAGTGAATTTTGTCATTGCTGATGAAGGAGCGATTTGGTTGCTTGAGAACGAGGGGAATGGCAGAATGAGCACAACGGCTCCAGATGTGCATGTGGCAGTGTGTGGGATTGAAAAAATTGTAGAAACCTTTGATGATGCTGTGATTTTGGATACTTTGTTGGTTCCTTCTGCGACGGGGCAGAGTATCACTTGCTACAACAATATCATCACCTCTCCACGCAAAGATGGCGACAAAGATGGTCCCAAAGAGGTGCATGTCGTGCTTTTCAACAACCATCGCACCGATATTTTGGCACACAAGCATTATGCCAAGGCGTTGAGTTGTATCCGTTGCGGAACTTGTATGAATCATTGTCCTGTGTATGAAAAGATCGGAGGACATGCTTATGGTGCGACTTATCCCGGTCCTATTGGAGAGGTCATCTCCCCACAGCTATTTGGGATTGACAAATATGGCTATGTCCTCAATCTCTGCTCCTTGTGCGGTCGTTGCTCTGAAGTGTGCCCTGTGAAGATTCCTTTGGCAGAGATGATTAGAGACTTGCGTGCAGAGCAAGTGGGTGATGGCAGTGGTGAGAAGATTTTGGGGATTGAGCGTGTCAAACCCAAAATAAGTGAAAAGCTAAGTTTCAAGGCTTTTGCAAGTGTGGCGACGACTCCTTGGGCGTGGAGGTTGGCATTGTCTAGTGCAGGGACATTGGCTCCATTGCTCAAAGTTTTGAGTGGAGTGTTACCTGCGTTGAAGCAATGGACTTCTTGTCGTGCATTTCCTGATCTTGATAGTAGTTTTCAACGCAAGGTCAAAGAAATGAAAGGAGTGGTATATGAGTAA
- a CDS encoding LutC/YkgG family protein: MSKATILRDISNALKQNPLSVEKAHYTDIIIPVEQDPIAEYKRLQALNRAVVIECSKEEIASKINEVATKENITETLIPQSLMHLDLSIQKVCYDKTMEEMKDILFEIPCSVVEADYGVANLGITSMVSSSNQPRLASLITRCCVILLDKNKIKPNMSAVLCDVKAKYPQALPSNILFIAGPSRTADIELQVVFGVHGPQVVYVVLY; encoded by the coding sequence ATGAGTAAGGCAACAATACTAAGAGACATCAGCAACGCACTCAAGCAGAATCCATTGAGTGTTGAAAAGGCTCATTATACAGACATCATCATTCCTGTGGAGCAAGATCCAATCGCAGAATACAAGCGTTTGCAGGCACTCAATCGTGCTGTAGTCATTGAGTGTAGCAAGGAAGAGATCGCTTCAAAAATCAATGAGGTGGCGACAAAAGAAAACATCACAGAGACGCTCATCCCCCAAAGCCTAATGCACCTTGATTTGTCAATCCAAAAGGTTTGTTATGACAAAACAATGGAAGAGATGAAAGATATTCTTTTTGAGATCCCTTGTTCTGTAGTTGAGGCAGATTATGGCGTGGCGAATTTGGGTATCACCTCTATGGTGTCCTCAAGCAATCAGCCAAGGCTTGCGTCTCTGATTACGCGTTGCTGTGTGATTTTGCTTGACAAAAACAAAATCAAGCCAAATATGTCCGCTGTGCTTTGTGATGTCAAAGCCAAATACCCTCAGGCTTTGCCTAGCAATATTTTGTTTATCGCAGGTCCTTCAAGAACGGCTGATATTGAGTTGCAAGTCGTGTTTGGGGTGCATGGTCCTCAAGTGGTGTATGTGGTTTTGTATTAG